In Microplitis demolitor isolate Queensland-Clemson2020A chromosome 10, iyMicDemo2.1a, whole genome shotgun sequence, the sequence aaaaattgtacttgacttttaaatttaatatttctcaatgtcgtacagagaaaaaaacctcatttttattaaaataaaatattttttagtccaCTCGTCATTCAGtgactaacttttttttctacttaatatcaaattttctaaattttcctcgtttatcattttaccccaaataactagtaaaaatattttcgcatcttaaataaatttcattttttgaaatataattaactaattctTCACTGCatccataaatcaattcaactccaaaaaattacaaaaatttataactaattttCAAGCCCAAAAttcctatttaaaaaaaataaattcttacaCTGGTATTTGCAGTAATCCGTCTATTAAACTTCATAAACACGAGCACACCTAGTACGCAATATACGCAGGATAACGCCTCGATATATTGCCCAACACAAAGTTGGCGTTCTGCCATCTCTTTAACTGACAATATTATCTAGCACTTGGGCGTGGTACTCGtgcataaaaatttcaaaataaaataaaaaaaaaataaaataataaaataaaaaaattggcctgaaaaaaaaaaaattgataattttccaataaaaatgtcttttattttaaaaacaataactcgagaataaaaatattaaaaataatatataacaatttaaaattaaaaacaagacTTGTGTCAAGCATTAAACTTAAACTAAAATGCAGACCCGTAGGATCAAGGATCACTTGCTTTGTTGATCTTCAAGTGTCTGTCATTCAGTGGATCGAGCTTACAGAGAGTCGCTGCATCCAGATAGACGGATGAGGAAGTAgatgaaatatatgtatttatatacatatctacatatatatatatagagtttAAGTACAAGTAGGCTTGGCATTACAAATACCAAATgcaatatatattgtatgaatataaatataatctgTCGTACAGAGTGCAGAGAATAGAGTTTGCAGTGTAGAGTAAAATATTGTGCGGGTGCTTGCAAACGAGGAGGATGAATGCTTTACGCTTTCACGCGATTTAAGAGATACCCATTGTGAATGATACACCACCTCAAGTCTCCTCATCATCTTGTACAATGACGAACTCTcacatcatatatatattgtatgtaTATGCTCATATAGAAGGTGATACACACAAGCATTGTTTTCGTACTACACGCTTGAGGCAAAATACCCCACATCATATTCTATCTCGATCTTTTGGCCGCGTGGGCTATCAccgttattatttatttttattattttcttttaatactttttttaaaattcgattaaCGTTTAAAATACTTGCCGATCTATCTCCGATATTGAGATacggattttaattttcggtCTGTATATAGATCGGTGGGTGTGAGACTTGAGATAGTTCTcgagttatatttttataacgaatattaattacttgttTGGAGAGTAAATCATTCGGAggttttaatagaaattttatatctttaaattaaataaataattaatggtaaaaattacagtgTCGAGTATTTTAAAGTGCTATTAATTAAGCCGgatatgtaatttatatttccttactaaatttcaattaattattttagtttttttttttaaaataattcatacgagttttattattttcactctgTCCGTAATAGAACAGTTATAAAATcgttaatcttttttttttaaataaaagttcatTAAATCTTTTCAAAAGCAATTCtaattttgatagaaaaaaatattttcggatttaactaattagtaaaaaaaaaatctgatgttttgaaaatattgaattagtttaaaaaaaaaaattaataaatttttctatataataCAAAACAACTTTCTCTAACTCATAAAAGATATActacatgtatatttattatgttataAGCCTTGAGCATATTCAGTACAAATctgaattgatttttttgtaaatattctcAAGAGTGTTCGTTTCGCTGTATAGATGAGGTATCGCGATAGCGAGGGGTTTTCTAACGAACTCTGTAATTTGTGTGAAGCCGCCAGGCAGGCACACACCGGTACATACTCAACATTATCATGTAGGATGAATCACGATTTAAACTAATCGACAACCCGATAACtgataaggaaaaaaaaataataacaaaaagcaaaaaacgataaatattCGTTAGATCGGCATATCGATCGATTATTGATCCCAACAGACCGTTACCTGTTCTCTTAATGCCcgttgacttttttttttaatttaaatagtactACTTATGCCATGCACACTACTTTTCACACTAGTTATGTCTTTCACggttaataaagtaaaagctCCAATTATTGACACTGTAAGAAAATATGCTAgacattataatatatttttcatgttcaattttaataataaattaattatttgattgaattttcttatttaatacTTCGATGAATTTCGAAACTTTTTTGcgctttaaaataaaattttgtcattattgtacatttaattaaatgtactaattattgagattccctatcaaaaaaatttatgaaaataatatattttaaaatacattttttgtataaaaaaaatatataaatttatatgaagtatggatgaaaaatatattttaaatagctaacttttggccgattttcgCATATTGAGGAAGGGGGGCAAAATAGGCCCCTAAAATTTTAGGGGGCCCATTTTGTTCTCAGGggcccgttttgcccctccccTCTCCTCctattctatatattttaaatttgttttaaatatataaaaagtatatctgagaatacataaaaatgtaattttgaaaatataaaaaatatattttttctatttttacaattttatttcttatatattctaaaatatactagtcccaaaaattaattttgaatttttttttttcgtcagtTTTCTTAAGATTACTCTGAAACCGTGCatgatagaaaaaattgaGGTCCAGATTtgaaaactagaaacttgaggctacaatttgcttttttttatttttactctacgattatttttcatcgagTTACAGCATTTTGAAAATCAccaaaaaactttgaattttttttctatccgtTAATTTTTAGGACTAGTGTATATTtttgatacataaatttaaaatatatccgAAAATTGACCAAAAGTTATCTATTCAAAATATGTttcttatacatatttatatatttttcaagtgtttttaatatatgttttttatattttaacataaaatttgttgataaattttttttatgggggATGTCATacaatttctgaaaaatttgaccTCGTGTATTAGATGTATGAAACAAATCATTGCTCAATAAACACCCTTAAATTACAAGCGGAATCGTATTACATGAGCTTGTAATAGATACATACCTGTTGGCTGCCCTTATCTTAAGCAAGCTCTAACTTGCCCGAGAACGCTGGCTCGATATAAACATTTTCTACCGTTATAAGTTAACTTAAGCTGCCTACCAAGAGTACTGCAATATAttgtattacatatatgtaaCACACTAAGAACAACTACCCCAGTTATTTCACTTCACTTCATTCTCCTCGTCAACTGCTGTATGTACCATAACATACTCTACACAACACTGTACTatactatattattatatgaaCATACTGCTCATATTGTGTACATATTCTTCCTCACTTCCGGATGTCTCGGGTGCACAATCTGCTTGCCAATACAATTCAGGCTCCAGACACTTGGTACTACTTTtatttgtagagcattcattTCTGGCTGTATCGAGTACTGATGCCAGGTATATGACGTTTTCGTGACACTTAGATATTATGCATTGTTCATTATTACACAATGCTATATGTTTTAATGGAGTGAGGTTCAAAGACATACTTAACGATAAACttggaaaagaaaaatttcaaatatgcCTGTTTTCAATTATTGACATTTATGTGACatgagaatattattttttattatataatggAATATAGAATCATGTTATATTTTGACACAATTGCGGTCAAAAGCATACTCAGTAATgatagaactttttttttaattttcttaacttaaaatttttttggtaccatacactgatagaaggatttatttgaaagtttaaccaaataaatatttattaatagttaacaaatgatttattaaatgaaatttagttgaaccaaataaatatttcttaatagtTAATGAATGGCTTATTTGAATAGGAAATGACACATGAAGCTAATTAAATAGGGttatgacaaattatttatagtcccatttaagtttacttttttaaaaaaataatacgcatagtaattaattaaaaaaatattcagcattttttttaattataaaacaatatttaattgattatattttgaatttgttacaCTAGACAGTATACTGAAAGGTATTGTAAACAGAAAGTGGCGCTGTAGTCAAAAATCACAGTGATGTTCACTCAAATATgagatttattaactattaataaatctatatttgAGCCAAAAAATGCTTATTTCAGCCAAATAAGACTGAAAaactgtttcaaataaatgcatttattaatatcaaataaataaatacttctatCTGTGTACTATTactaattatcataaaatttgcattgttagaaattttattgatgtcTAAAAGTCATTGtcatgacaaactaatatacAATGTAAAAAGTCGGAAGTGAATTCAGGGTGATTACAGATTTTGttttgtaacagggtaattttcaaccttgccaagtttggcccctttattaattgttgttaataagggcgccactggaagataagactcggccttccagaaccggagatgttatattaaattaatttcaaggtcgttgaattttatgagagtaagaaaggatgaggaattaaatttatcacacaatattttgttaatataatttacaaattttatttatctcaaaaCAATTTTACCCACCGggttttatttcacttatatttactttattacaatacttagtcccctggactttataaattaaattataaaattggcccctggcctgatcccctgaaTCTAATTAactttagtcccctggactttatataaaattggcccctggcctgatctcctggatctaattaactttagtcccctggactttatataaaattggcccctggcctttatattaaacaactaggcaacttgccagatcccctggatctaattacttcccaaaatatttaattaaaattcccctggaattatttcatttcatacacacacacacacacacgttttatttaatcaaatctCGTTTCTGTCCACTGGACTTAATTCTCACACacacagaatttaatttatttcttttctcaCTAACATTTTAggttacttaatttaattactttttatttttctcttatatataatcatttaattaatttttgataatttcccgtaaattttctaaccCGAGTAACTGACGCTACCTCTCTCTATTTCGCGTCTTTTCTTTGCGttaaactttagatttttcattacaaaattttactgattctactgacatcaatttattctcttcaacttttgtttatttaaattctcaatattttcTCACTACTTTTCACATCACTtgattattgaattttcttaGTCTCAATAAttcttatgtatatattttcttattaattattataaattaaactataataaattttggctTATAACCAATTTAATTTCTGGCTCCAcgccgagaaatttttcctatcttaattattagtaattataaattaattataaaattattaattttgggctgttattagttaattgtaattaattaatttatcccgtcgtttttaattattaaataataataaatattttaaataataagaataattcaaaattctggcCTCTCTGCCGAGAATTTTGTCCGACGGACCGCGTAATCAGTTAGTACAAGAATTCTGGCTTCTACCGAGAATTCTATATTACTTAAAACGACTCAGAAATGGCGACTGCCcacgattaattattaaattttctatcaaataattataaataaattatggccGCTgccgataatttatttaccttaATATGCTTGTTGTAGTCAATTGTCTCGTGGTGTTCCTTCTTTCTCTCCTTCAGTCCTTCTGCCGATTTCTGAATTATTTCCAGCTCCTTTTCTTTCTCCAAAATCTTCAAATTctccaatttaaatttttgattaaatctgtgaaaaattcaatacaaatcaGCAATGTGTAATTTAGTGTATCGGCTTCCGGCCGGATACACGGTTAATAAATCTTCTCCAAGTTTAAAGCTACTGGAAGGTTCCACGTTTAACCTCTCCAGGGCTTAGataattacctttttttttttgatgcgCAGATACTCGTCCGTCTCGCTCGCCGGTCCGTCCGACTGTGTCTATTTTCACCTCGTGCACTTACTAATATCTAAGTCCGAGACCCCTCGGCTATTTTCGTAAGTTTTCCCACTCTTATTAGTTCTAAGTAGGGAGGGAGGCTGAGTCTCCAAAATTGGCGTTTCCCGGGGACCAGTCGATAAACTAAATTTCGGGGTCCATCGGTTTTCGATAACTAACCAACCGCGGGAAATTCCAgaggaatttaaatttaaattaaaatttttttttttttttgaatgagtttaattttaccccgttacaattTAAacccgaattcactccgtcacaCGGAAGttcggagtttttaaaataaatcgttCCACACTCGGAGAAAATAGGAAGTTTGTCTTTTCAGTGGTGTGATCTGGATCTGAGTTATATTTGAGTCCGCATTCACTCTGATccggaattttaatattaatataatacacAGAGTATTCCTTATAACCCACAAATTATTCGTGTGTAATTGAACATTAATATTTGACTCGAAATCTTGTTTTCAAATAGACCACCGAAAACTGCATAATCGGGAAGAAAAGTTAGGTTAAGaaaatggataaaataatgtgatttgaaaaatttttattataattttcagttGATTGGGAAAAGTACCAACTTTTACTTtgcaaataatgaaatattttgtacATCAAACAATATTGATTAGATGAACATCGTTACCATTGAAATAcatattaatagaaaattattattcttttgtgaaaattttaagagcCAGAAATCCTCCATAACCAGGATAACCGCGATAATACCAACCGATTCCCTGAATAGGCTTAGGTAAATTTTGATCGGTGACAATCTCCTGTAAGTCAACATATGGAACAACATGTTGTATATTATCAGAATTCTCTCTAGTTCcatcaaaatttatcttatattTGCATGGTTCACTGCGTTCGTAATTATTTCCTACTAAAGATGTGGACGGCAGAACATCTGAACCACTATGTATGAAGTCGGTGGCACTAAAaccaaatattcaaataattgtaGCACTGACTACGACACAaagttttaacaaaaaaaaaaaaaaaattattatcatagttacaatagcatatatatatattttttaaaataacttatcatTTCAAAGGTTCaacatttgaataataatgtaattaccTTTCATGGCATTGGCTTTTCTTTGAAACTTCagattcattttcattaatattaccATTGTCATCGATGTATTTTCCGCGCAATGAATCACCTAACGTAACACCTGTTTAATGATATAAACagtctaattatttaaaactgttaatatgacaaatatttttcataaaaactaaaatttaaaaattacctgtgACAACTGCATTTTCTAATAAAGTAAGATCGTCTAGTATGATTTCTAAAGTATCGTAATAACCATTGTTTTGGAAATTATcaacgacttttttttttaagttacaaTTATTTGAAGTCGTCCACTTAAGAGTTATTGGATCAATTTTTCCTTGTGATAATATTCCTTGTTGAAGTTGAAGGTATATTACGTTACCTTGTCTTTTAAATCTAGCGCCAGTTGCAACACttcaaaaaacatttattagcAAAATGTACTGCATGAAATATGGACATTTCTAATgcagtgaatttttaaaaaattaataattaaatgaaactcACTATCCATCATCAACTGAAACTGGATCAAAGCAAATTGAATCAAGTAATTCACCACGCTCGTTTTTGGTATTTGAATGATCATCTCGTTCACATAAACACTTGCAAATATTACCAGTGTGgtgtaatattttaagtagCTCCAGAGTTCTTTCGAACTTAAAGTTTATTGGAATCCAAATCGAGTCGAAATATAATGTTTCCATCGAGATCTTGTAATCTTTATTTGCTTTCTTTCGCTTTTCAGTTACCTTATTAATTTCCCATAATttgattgtaataatttgtatgttattaataataattttgtagatACTCTGATATGAACTTACTTTTTCTAGCCAGCAAAAACGAAGTGATCCTGAACATTGATTcgggtaaaataaattttgtgcaCTCTTCATACCTATTGAATCAATTGAATCACATTTGCCGGAACAATATTTATCAATGCGCAACTGTTCTTCATCGATAGTTATTGCATACAAGCTATTGAATTTAGCAAAAttggctaaaaaaattaacataattatttctgttgaatattattttagaaattaacTAATCTACTATACTCATGAATTGAAAACGGTTTGTTTCGTTAGAGTCTTTTGGAAATAATAGCTAGTATAAAAAATGTCGGAATATTTCTCAATTCAAGTTCAAATTACGAGGAAATAATTACATGAATAAGAAATGTCATATAATCATCAACTTGAGAATTGAATCAACTATTGAATTGttcttaaataattctaatatttacacggagaaaaaattatgataacagttacaatatattatgggaatggttctcataaagcatggtaaccggtttttttgaaatgttgattataggaacagcacccatatatattatggtaatcattcctataattttgaGTATAATTCctatatggtatcggaatagttcctatggaataatggtaatcgttaccatgcaactatgataatggttaccatgatattatggtaatggttaccacaatattatggtaataactctcatacattatgggaattcttaccataatactatgggaatagttaccataatatttagggTTTATTCCCATgtacacttaggaaccattacaatgtggttataggatcggttcccatttgcttatgggaactattcctatgagtatggtaatcattaccatgattctttcacatgtgatatgggaactgttaccataatgataggaatagTATTAATGATAGGAATCATTACctacggaaattaaaaatgaggaaaaaataatgttaaatatcACAATTTTCTT encodes:
- the LOC103580325 gene encoding uncharacterized protein LOC103580325, whose translation is MNKFSKFVGTKICFNDYKKISFAIARTIMIRHFNFNEIQIWVFLLIIQINISSITSKLVAIKKGDPKEWREYGAEANFAKFNSLYAITIDEEQLRIDKYCSGKCDSIDSIGMKSAQNLFYPNQCSGSLRFCWLEKVTEKRKKANKDYKISMETLYFDSIWIPINFKFERTLELLKILHHTGNICKCLCERDDHSNTKNERGELLDSICFDPVSVDDGYVATGARFKRQGNVIYLQLQQGILSQGKIDPITLKWTTSNNCNLKKKVVDNFQNNGYYDTLEIILDDLTLLENAVVTGVTLGDSLRGKYIDDNGNINENESEVSKKSQCHESATDFIHSGSDVLPSTSLVGNNYERSEPCKYKINFDGTRENSDNIQHVVPYVDLQEIVTDQNLPKPIQGIGWYYRGYPGYGGFLALKIFTKE